The following are encoded in a window of Bacteroidota bacterium genomic DNA:
- the purS gene encoding phosphoribosylformylglycinamidine synthase subunit PurS, producing MYNARVRITLRKSILDPQGKAVEHAIGTLNTGTIHNVRVGKFIEMKVDAPDEAAARSATEEVCKKLLANPVMEDYHIELEKA from the coding sequence ATGTACAATGCGAGAGTTCGAATAACGTTGCGCAAATCAATCCTCGACCCGCAAGGGAAAGCTGTCGAGCACGCCATCGGCACTCTTAATACCGGCACAATTCATAATGTTCGCGTCGGCAAGTTCATCGAAATGAAGGTGGATGCACCTGATGAAGCGGCTGCCCGCTCGGCAACAGAAGAAGTCTGCAAGAAACTGTTGGCAAATCCTGTGATGGAAGATTATCATATCGAGCTCGAAAAGGCATGA
- a CDS encoding xanthine dehydrogenase family protein: MEKEHNIVGTQQRRVDAWGKVTGRAKFAEDYNVAHQLYGKVLRAKYPHANILRIDTTKAEQLPGVEAVLTAKDIPGSKVFGIVVKNQAILAEERVRYLGDGVALVAAVSKEIAEEAIALIDVDYEPLPVLSDPEAAMQPDSPGIHDDSPEYEFSNTFVHHKVRKGDTEKGFAEADFIIERKFKTQFIEHSYLEPEAVLAEPSEHGGVRITGSIQNLFSSRRSVAAAMNLDLNKVQLIQATLGGSFGGKDEVMTAMSCRAALLALKTGRPVKMMNSREESMLESYKRHLYIMYYKWGAKKDGSITAMEQRCIADGGAYASMSPFVTWRSVVQATGPYYCGNVKTDVYAVYTNNNYTGAMRGFGSPQINFAIESMMDELAEKVGKNPLEIRLQNGFAEGAVTATGQKLEHNVSLKEALTKAADTSDFQRKWNEFRHQHSSPTKKGIGLACSYRGVSLGAEGTDAAGTIVSVQTDGSVIVSSGITDMGQGAQSSMSHIVAEVLGITLDRIQFLNTNTSRVPDSGPTVASRGTIMGGSAAKRAAEIVRATLLDVGAKMTRIPADELDLRENYLVHTLCGTPVPPGVESGDSTNKRCQRLASFTELAAETFKRGKPMFGFGWFKSPKTSWDEQKGQGEAYFTYVYGCNV; this comes from the coding sequence GTGGAAAAAGAACACAACATAGTGGGCACTCAACAACGTCGCGTTGACGCATGGGGCAAAGTAACAGGCAGGGCGAAGTTCGCCGAAGATTACAACGTTGCACATCAACTGTACGGCAAAGTGCTGCGTGCAAAGTATCCGCATGCCAACATCCTGCGTATCGATACAACAAAGGCCGAACAACTGCCCGGCGTTGAGGCGGTGTTGACGGCAAAGGACATTCCCGGCAGCAAGGTGTTCGGCATTGTTGTGAAGAACCAGGCGATTCTGGCCGAAGAGAGGGTTCGTTATCTTGGCGACGGCGTTGCCCTTGTTGCCGCAGTCTCAAAAGAGATCGCTGAGGAGGCTATCGCCCTTATTGATGTTGACTACGAGCCGCTCCCGGTTCTGAGCGACCCTGAGGCTGCGATGCAGCCCGACTCACCCGGCATTCATGACGATTCTCCCGAATACGAATTCAGCAACACCTTCGTTCATCACAAAGTCCGAAAGGGAGATACTGAAAAGGGATTTGCCGAAGCTGATTTCATCATCGAAAGGAAGTTCAAGACTCAGTTCATTGAACACTCGTACCTCGAGCCGGAAGCCGTCCTTGCAGAACCTTCCGAACATGGCGGCGTGAGAATTACCGGATCAATACAGAATCTCTTCTCGTCACGCCGGTCGGTTGCCGCAGCGATGAATCTCGACCTCAACAAAGTCCAGCTTATTCAAGCAACGCTCGGCGGTTCATTCGGCGGCAAGGACGAAGTAATGACGGCAATGTCTTGCAGGGCGGCGTTGCTGGCATTGAAAACCGGCAGACCCGTCAAAATGATGAACTCCCGTGAAGAGTCAATGCTCGAAAGCTACAAGCGGCATCTGTACATCATGTACTACAAATGGGGAGCGAAGAAGGACGGAAGCATCACGGCTATGGAACAACGCTGTATTGCGGATGGCGGCGCCTATGCTTCGATGAGCCCGTTTGTTACGTGGCGTTCGGTCGTGCAGGCAACAGGACCGTACTATTGCGGGAACGTGAAGACGGACGTCTACGCCGTGTACACAAACAACAACTACACAGGCGCCATGCGCGGCTTCGGCTCGCCGCAAATCAACTTCGCCATCGAGTCGATGATGGATGAGCTTGCAGAGAAGGTCGGTAAGAACCCTCTTGAAATTCGCTTGCAGAATGGATTCGCGGAGGGGGCCGTTACTGCAACGGGACAGAAACTCGAGCACAACGTCAGTCTGAAAGAAGCACTAACGAAAGCTGCGGATACAAGTGACTTCCAAAGAAAATGGAATGAATTCCGCCATCAACACTCATCCCCAACAAAGAAAGGCATCGGTCTCGCGTGCAGCTACCGCGGCGTGTCTCTCGGCGCCGAAGGAACTGATGCAGCAGGCACCATCGTCTCAGTACAAACCGATGGCAGTGTCATTGTCTCATCCGGCATCACCGATATGGGACAAGGCGCCCAGTCTTCAATGTCGCACATCGTCGCTGAGGTTTTGGGAATTACGCTCGACCGGATTCAGTTTCTCAACACCAACACAAGCCGCGTTCCCGATTCAGGACCCACAGTGGCTTCCCGGGGAACAATTATGGGAGGTTCGGCGGCAAAGCGTGCAGCGGAGATTGTTCGGGCAACACTACTGGATGTTGGAGCGAAGATGACGCGTATACCTGCGGACGAGTTGGATTTGAGAGAGAATTATTTAGTTCACACGTTGTGCGGGACTCCCGTCCCGCCGGGAGTCGAGTCGGGAGACTCGACCAACAAGCGCTGTCAGCGGCTCGCATCATTCACCGAACTCGCCGCCGAAACCTTCAAACGCGGTAAGCCGATGTTCGGCTTCGGCTGGTTCAAATCTCCCAAAACATCTTGGGATGAACAAAAGGGACAAGGCGAAGCGTATTTCACGTACGTCTACGGTTGCAACGTT
- the thrC gene encoding threonine synthase, whose product MATLVTGLRCLVCGATYPRKNILTCPHCGEQGILDVEYNFDRLAGRFTQTGKHASQYDIWRYRDFLPVAPDLPLPPLHIGWTPIYDVPRLAQAVGISKLYLKDDGRNPTNSFKDRASAVGVMKAMEFGFTTIACASTGNAASSLAGLSAAVGLQSYIFVPQRAPEPKVTQLLIFGATVLKVLGTYEQAFDLCTQACREFSWYNRSSGVNPFLVEGKKTAGLELAEQFGNNMPHWVVVSVGDGCTIGGIGKGLQEMKQLGIIDRVPRLLGVQAEGAKPVLEAFRSGKELAPTGTDTVADSIAVGTPRNWRRAIRQIKASHGDMISVSDEEILDAMRITARLGGVFGEPAGVAGVAGLKKAISTGIVKPAESAVAVITGNGLKDIHSAKKAAGQAIVVEPELEALQKVLRK is encoded by the coding sequence ATGGCCACCCTCGTAACTGGACTCAGGTGTCTTGTGTGCGGCGCGACTTACCCCCGCAAGAACATACTCACATGCCCGCATTGCGGCGAGCAAGGCATTCTCGATGTTGAGTACAATTTCGATCGTCTCGCGGGCCGGTTCACGCAAACCGGGAAACACGCATCACAGTATGACATCTGGCGCTACCGTGACTTTCTTCCCGTTGCGCCCGACCTTCCTCTTCCGCCTTTGCATATCGGCTGGACTCCAATCTACGATGTACCGCGACTCGCACAAGCAGTCGGCATCTCGAAGTTGTACTTGAAAGATGATGGCAGAAATCCAACCAACTCGTTCAAAGATCGGGCAAGCGCTGTCGGGGTGATGAAAGCGATGGAATTTGGATTCACGACTATCGCGTGTGCATCAACGGGCAATGCAGCATCATCCCTTGCCGGACTCTCGGCCGCAGTCGGATTGCAGAGCTACATTTTCGTCCCGCAGCGGGCCCCCGAGCCGAAAGTAACGCAGCTTCTGATCTTTGGCGCAACCGTTCTGAAGGTGCTGGGAACGTACGAGCAAGCATTTGATCTCTGCACACAAGCGTGTAGAGAGTTCAGTTGGTATAATCGCAGCAGCGGCGTCAATCCATTTCTGGTTGAGGGAAAGAAAACAGCCGGACTCGAACTTGCAGAACAGTTTGGAAACAATATGCCCCACTGGGTTGTCGTTTCCGTTGGAGATGGATGCACAATCGGCGGCATCGGAAAGGGCTTGCAGGAAATGAAGCAGCTCGGCATTATTGATCGAGTTCCACGATTGCTTGGTGTCCAGGCGGAAGGAGCAAAGCCTGTTCTGGAAGCATTCAGAAGCGGAAAGGAATTAGCTCCCACCGGAACCGACACAGTTGCCGACAGCATCGCCGTCGGCACGCCGAGAAATTGGCGCCGAGCGATCCGTCAAATCAAAGCATCGCACGGCGACATGATTTCCGTTTCAGATGAGGAGATTCTTGACGCGATGCGAATCACCGCCCGCCTCGGCGGCGTATTCGGCGAGCCAGCCGGAGTTGCAGGCGTTGCGGGACTGAAGAAGGCCATCTCCACAGGAATTGTAAAGCCAGCCGAATCGGCGGTTGCGGTGATTACAGGCAACGGCCTGAAGGACATTCATTCGGCGAAGAAAGCTGCGGGGCAAGCGATTGTTGTTGAGCCGGAGCTGGAAGCCCTGCAAAAGGTGTTGCGCAAATAG
- the ssnA gene encoding putative aminohydrolase SsnA: MLLKNGIALILSPSRIERVDLRVLDGSIVAKANILRPLKGEEIVDLSGKFIMPGMVNAHTHLYSALARGMSAPRQSPKNFLDILRKIWWKLDESLDEESIYYSALVGSIEAIKHGTTTLIDHHASPNEIVGSLDVIKKAMSETGLRGVLCYETTDRGGRRRRDAGLDENERFASENLHNPMVRGTIGAHASFTLNDDTMQALGHLSRMYECGVHIHVAEDKADVRDSVKQRGANLVRRLEKSGILSHKSILAHGVHLAKSELGRVEASGAWLVHNPRSNMNNAVGHAPLQWFSASSALGTDGFPADMFEECKLGFFRNQESDHRVAFARLPDMLQAGQRLAGSFFQQEFGTLAVGSAADLIVLDYSPPTPLTKTNLIGHFLFGMNSGMVAHTMVHGKWRMFNRQSVGTNEAAITGEAAKVAARLWKRVMKR, translated from the coding sequence ATGCTGCTCAAAAACGGAATAGCTCTCATTCTCTCTCCTTCCCGCATTGAACGCGTGGATTTGCGCGTTCTTGACGGAAGCATCGTAGCAAAAGCGAACATACTTCGTCCGCTGAAAGGAGAAGAAATAGTTGACCTTTCGGGCAAGTTCATCATGCCGGGGATGGTGAATGCGCACACACATTTGTATTCAGCGTTGGCAAGAGGAATGTCTGCTCCAAGACAATCTCCCAAAAACTTTCTTGACATTCTCAGGAAGATCTGGTGGAAGTTGGATGAATCGTTGGATGAGGAAAGCATTTACTATAGCGCCCTTGTCGGAAGCATCGAAGCAATTAAACACGGAACGACAACCCTCATCGACCATCATGCTTCGCCGAACGAGATCGTCGGCTCCCTGGATGTCATCAAAAAGGCGATGAGCGAAACCGGATTGCGGGGTGTTTTGTGCTACGAAACGACTGATCGAGGAGGACGCAGAAGAAGAGACGCCGGACTCGATGAGAACGAACGTTTTGCGTCGGAGAATCTCCATAATCCAATGGTCCGTGGAACGATCGGCGCCCATGCATCCTTCACTCTGAATGATGATACGATGCAGGCGCTCGGTCATTTGTCGCGAATGTATGAGTGCGGCGTGCACATTCATGTTGCCGAAGACAAAGCCGATGTTCGTGATTCGGTGAAACAACGGGGCGCAAACCTCGTGAGGAGACTGGAGAAGTCCGGCATTCTTTCACACAAATCAATTCTTGCCCACGGTGTGCATCTTGCCAAATCCGAATTGGGGAGAGTTGAAGCTTCCGGCGCGTGGCTCGTTCACAATCCCCGTTCAAATATGAATAACGCCGTCGGCCATGCACCGTTGCAATGGTTCAGTGCAAGCTCTGCACTCGGCACGGACGGTTTTCCAGCCGATATGTTTGAGGAATGCAAGCTCGGTTTCTTCCGCAATCAAGAGTCGGACCACCGGGTGGCTTTCGCCCGACTCCCGGACATGCTTCAGGCCGGACAACGTCTCGCAGGATCCTTCTTTCAGCAAGAATTCGGAACTCTCGCTGTCGGTTCGGCAGCGGATTTGATTGTGCTCGACTATTCTCCCCCTACTCCTTTAACCAAGACAAATCTCATCGGACATTTTCTGTTCGGAATGAATTCAGGGATGGTCGCTCACACTATGGTCCACGGGAAATGGAGGATGTTCAATCGTCAATCGGTTGGAACTAACGAAGCGGCAATAACGGGTGAGGCTGCAAAAGTTGCGGCGAGGCTTTGGAAAAGAGTTATGAAACGGTAG
- a CDS encoding phosphatidylserine decarboxylase family protein, which yields MITKYGYDVFFTITAVVIIGCLLSWYLIELKPLRFGLIGILLAFFLFTLNFFRDPDRTTPQGEDLIISPADGKVVVVKEVFEDEFLKSEAIQISIFMSPLNVHVNRYPINGKVAYFKHIPGEYLVAYEEKSSLRNERTHIGVENGGLKVFFKQIAGFVARRIVAPIQVGDEAIAGERFGMIKFGSRVDVFVPKSSEIKVKVGDTTAAGETVIAVVS from the coding sequence TTGATCACGAAATACGGCTATGATGTCTTTTTCACCATTACCGCAGTTGTCATCATCGGCTGTTTGTTGAGTTGGTATTTGATTGAACTGAAACCACTTCGGTTCGGGCTTATTGGCATCCTGCTCGCCTTTTTTCTTTTCACCCTGAATTTCTTCCGAGACCCTGACCGAACAACTCCTCAGGGCGAAGACCTTATCATCTCTCCGGCTGACGGCAAGGTCGTTGTAGTGAAGGAAGTCTTTGAAGATGAGTTCCTGAAGAGCGAGGCTATTCAGATTTCCATTTTCATGTCGCCTCTCAACGTTCACGTCAACCGCTATCCGATCAACGGAAAGGTTGCCTACTTCAAGCACATCCCCGGCGAATATCTTGTTGCGTACGAAGAAAAGTCATCTCTCAGAAACGAACGGACGCATATCGGAGTCGAGAACGGGGGCCTCAAAGTATTCTTCAAACAAATTGCCGGATTTGTGGCGCGACGCATCGTGGCTCCGATTCAAGTCGGCGATGAAGCCATTGCGGGGGAACGCTTCGGCATGATCAAGTTCGGTTCGCGTGTGGATGTCTTTGTTCCGAAAAGTTCGGAAATCAAGGTGAAGGTGGGCGACACAACCGCCGCCGGCGAAACGGTGATTGCAGTGGTTTCCTAA
- the pssA gene encoding CDP-diacylglycerol--serine O-phosphatidyltransferase encodes MRITRAVVPSLFTVLNMFCGFNSILYAAREEFVAAAWLIFLAAAFDSLDGVMARLTKSSSEFGVEIDSLSDVISFGAAPAFLVYNMSLYTMETAGILISSLLMVFGGLRLARFNTQLVGFDKDHFVGLPIPASGLTVAAFVINYWSPISGLDPTAAKFLPWICVILALLMVSKVKYDTLPKISARAIKKEPWKFVFAVLAIIVIAITGGTAILPLFGLFILLGIIRYLFTTLKHLMRHEEKLDDEDAIEPTNADI; translated from the coding sequence ATGAGAATTACACGCGCTGTTGTTCCGAGTCTGTTCACCGTCCTCAATATGTTTTGCGGATTCAATTCCATTCTCTATGCGGCACGAGAAGAATTCGTAGCGGCAGCTTGGCTGATTTTCCTTGCGGCGGCATTTGACTCGCTTGACGGCGTGATGGCCCGTCTTACAAAATCCTCATCCGAATTTGGTGTTGAAATCGATTCCCTTTCCGACGTGATTTCTTTCGGAGCTGCGCCGGCATTTCTCGTCTATAACATGTCGTTGTACACAATGGAGACGGCGGGTATTCTCATCAGTTCACTGCTGATGGTATTCGGCGGTCTGCGGCTTGCGCGATTCAATACACAGCTTGTCGGGTTCGACAAGGATCATTTTGTGGGATTGCCGATTCCCGCAAGCGGACTTACCGTGGCGGCGTTCGTCATCAATTATTGGAGCCCGATTTCGGGTCTCGACCCGACGGCGGCGAAGTTTCTGCCATGGATCTGTGTGATTCTTGCGCTTCTCATGGTCAGCAAAGTCAAGTACGATACGCTGCCGAAGATCTCTGCCCGGGCAATCAAGAAAGAACCCTGGAAATTTGTGTTCGCCGTTTTGGCCATTATCGTCATTGCAATAACAGGTGGCACGGCTATTCTTCCGTTATTCGGCTTGTTTATTCTCCTCGGTATCATCCGGTATCTTTTTACGACACTCAAACATCTGATGCGTCACGAAGAGAAACTCGATGACGAAGACGCCATTGAACCCACGAACGCGGATATCTGA